ATCCGTTCGATCAAAAAATCTCTGCTGGGGTCGCGCACAAAGAGCTTGGTGTGGTGCTTCAAAGCTTCTCATCATTTGGCGGTAGCGGCGCAAGCGTGCTAGGTGAGCAAACGATAATAAATATCGCCAAAAAGCACGGCAAAACGCCCGCTCAGGTGGTGCTAAGATGGCTTATCCAGCGTGAAATTTTAACCATACCAAAAAGTATGAGCGAAAAGAGACAAGCGGAGAATTTAGCCGTTTTTGACTTCACACTTGATGCAAACGATATGAGCGAAATCGCTAAAATGGATAGAGGACAAAATTTTTATTATTAAAAATTTAAGGAGCTTAACGTGGATCAAATCGAAATCAAAAACGCACATGAAAATAACCTAAAAAATATAGATATAAATATCCCAAAGGGTAAGCTTGTGCTGTTTGCGGATGTTTCAGGGTGTGGTAAAAGCTCGCTTGTGCATGACACTATCGCCGTGGAGAGTGCAAGAGAGTGGCAAAGCACCTATCCGCTCTATATCCAAAACAAAATGCCACATTTTGAGCGCCCAAAGGTGGGAAGTATCAAAAATTTAACGCCCGTTATCGTGGTGGATCAGCGCCCTCTTGGCACGGGAGCAAGATCAACTGTTGGCACCGCCATAGATGTTTCACCGCTTCTTAGACTGCTTTTTTCACGTGTAGCAAGTCCAAGTGCTGGTGGTTCGATGGCGTATTCGTTTAATCACCCCCTTGGTATGTGCCCCGCTTGCTCTGGGCTTGGCAAACGCCTAAAACTAAACGAAAGCAAGCTTTTTGATATGGATAAAACGCTTAAAGAGGGGGCGATTTTATTTAGCGAATTTAGCGCTGGCTGGCAAACGCACCTGTATCAAAGCAACCCCTTGCTTGATGCGAACAAAAAGCTAAAATAGTTTAGCAAAAGTGAGCTTGATACGCTGATGTATGGCAGTGATGCTGATATAAAGGTAGAGATCCGCTCAAACAATACGGGCAGAGTGAATAGGGTGGCGTATGAGGGAGTGGTGCCGCGATTTAACAGACTTTATCTAAACCGCGATATATCAAAGCTAAAAAAGAGCTTGCAAGATGAAATTTCAGCCCTTATAAGCGAGCAAGTGTGCGATGAGTGCGGTGGTATAGGACTAAACAAAAACGCCCTTGCTTCAAGGATAAATGGGCTAAATATCGCCGAGCTTTCAAGGCTAAATGCAAACGAGCTTTTGCGTGAGCTAGGGCGCATAGATGACCCTGTGGGTAGCGCTCTATCGCGTCAAATTTGTGAAAAACTAGAGCGGATGATAGCAGTGGGCATAGGCTACTTGTCGCTTGATAGGCGTAGCGATACGCTAAGTGGCGGTGAGGCGCAAAGGGTGAAAATGGTGCGAAATTTAGGCTCGTCGCTAAGCAATATCACCTATATATTTGATGAGCCAACGGCTGGACTTCATCCGCATGATGCGAGTAAGATCGGTCAAATTTTGCTAAATTTACGTGATAATCACAACAATATCTTGGTGATAGAG
This is a stretch of genomic DNA from Campylobacter sp. RM6914. It encodes these proteins:
- a CDS encoding P-loop NTPase family protein — encoded protein: MDQIEIKNAHENNLKNIDINIPKGKLVLFADVSGCGKSSLVHDTIAVESAREWQSTYPLYIQNKMPHFERPKVGSIKNLTPVIVVDQRPLGTGARSTVGTAIDVSPLLRLLFSRVASPSAGGSMAYSFNHPLGMCPACSGLGKRLKLNESKLFDMDKTLKEGAILFSEFSAGWQTHLYQSNPLLDANKKLK